A single window of Flagellimonas maritima DNA harbors:
- a CDS encoding TrkH family potassium uptake protein, with protein sequence MNLNTRIIVHIMGLLLLCNGFFMLISAFVSGIYKDGATLDITLAAIVTMLVGVMAMFYTRGHKKEVKRKEGYIVVTFGWIIMSISGTLPYLFSGAIPSVTNAFFETISGYTTTGASILDDIESLPKGILFWRSLTHWIGGMGIIVLAIAILPLLGIGGMQLFSAEAPGPGGDKLHPRITDTAKRLWLIYFGYTVTEAILLKLAGMSIFDAMNHALATLSTGGFSTKNASLAYWNDQPLIQYIIILFMFLAGSNFVLSYFAFTGRVQRVLKDEEFKYYTGFIVLFTIIAAIVVYVKANVPISDFHPMVYGEVESSFRHALFQVIAVITTTGFVTADFTGWTPFLTIFFFGLMFLGGSAGSTSGGIKVMRHLLIIKNGILEFKRTLHTNAIIPVRYNNKTVTEHIVYNIIAFFVLYMLLFIIGSLFLGFLGLDFISAIGGAASSLGNVGPAFGSLNPVSNYNSLPNVGKWWCGFLMLLGRLELFTVLIILTPYFWKKF encoded by the coding sequence ATGAACCTGAATACCCGAATAATTGTCCACATCATGGGGCTATTGCTACTTTGCAATGGTTTTTTTATGCTCATCTCAGCTTTTGTAAGCGGAATTTACAAAGATGGCGCAACTTTAGACATTACTTTGGCAGCTATAGTGACCATGCTTGTAGGCGTAATGGCGATGTTTTACACGCGTGGGCATAAGAAGGAAGTCAAACGAAAAGAGGGGTATATAGTAGTCACCTTTGGATGGATTATAATGTCCATATCAGGAACATTGCCTTACCTGTTTTCAGGAGCTATACCTTCTGTTACCAACGCTTTTTTTGAAACCATATCCGGGTATACCACCACTGGTGCTTCCATTTTGGACGATATTGAGTCTTTGCCCAAAGGCATACTGTTTTGGCGAAGCCTTACCCACTGGATTGGTGGAATGGGGATTATAGTGCTTGCTATCGCCATCCTTCCACTCTTGGGCATAGGAGGTATGCAACTATTTTCTGCAGAAGCACCTGGACCAGGGGGTGACAAGCTCCACCCAAGGATTACGGATACCGCAAAAAGATTGTGGCTTATTTATTTTGGATATACGGTCACTGAAGCAATTTTATTGAAATTGGCAGGAATGTCCATTTTTGATGCAATGAACCATGCCTTGGCCACACTCTCAACAGGAGGTTTCTCCACAAAAAATGCAAGTCTGGCCTATTGGAACGATCAACCTTTGATACAATATATTATTATTCTCTTTATGTTTTTGGCCGGGAGCAATTTCGTATTGAGTTATTTTGCTTTTACAGGTAGAGTACAGCGAGTTTTAAAAGACGAGGAGTTTAAATACTATACAGGTTTTATTGTTCTATTTACAATTATAGCCGCCATTGTTGTTTATGTAAAGGCCAATGTACCCATTTCCGATTTTCATCCTATGGTTTATGGTGAGGTGGAAAGTTCTTTTAGACATGCACTTTTTCAAGTAATAGCGGTCATTACAACAACAGGATTTGTCACTGCAGATTTTACAGGTTGGACACCTTTCTTGACCATATTCTTTTTTGGTCTGATGTTTTTGGGGGGTTCGGCTGGATCAACCTCTGGGGGAATAAAAGTAATGCGTCACTTATTGATCATTAAGAACGGTATTCTAGAGTTTAAAAGAACTTTGCATACTAATGCAATTATTCCTGTGCGTTATAATAATAAAACAGTTACAGAGCATATCGTCTATAATATTATAGCATTTTTTGTACTCTATATGCTCCTTTTTATAATAGGTTCTCTCTTTTTAGGTTTTTTGGGCCTTGATTTTATCTCTGCCATTGGTGGTGCAGCTTCTTCATTGGGCAATGTAGGACCTGCCTTTGGAAGTTTGAACCCCGTCAGCAATTACAACAGTTTACCAAATGTTGGAAAATGGTGGTGCGGATTTTTGATGCTTTTGGGTAGATTGGAACTGTTCACTGTGCTAATAATTCTGACACCTTATTTTTGGAAGAAATTTTAA
- the rsmG gene encoding 16S rRNA (guanine(527)-N(7))-methyltransferase RsmG produces the protein MNIDLIFNYFTSLTNVQRQHFLALEMLYQDWNKKINVVSRKDIDELYLRHVLHSLGIAKIQQFNEGSKILDVGTGGGFPGIPLAILFPDTHFMLVDAIGKKIKVVQEVIDGTKLKNVTAVHSRVEDIEGQFDFIVSRAVAAMPTFVHWTKGKIKKVSSHERKNGILYLKGGDLSEELKDYRTVQVFELSEYFKEEFFETKKVVYLPLK, from the coding sequence ATGAACATAGATTTAATCTTCAACTATTTTACGAGCCTCACCAATGTACAAAGACAACATTTTCTTGCCTTGGAGATGCTCTACCAAGATTGGAACAAGAAGATAAATGTGGTCTCGAGAAAAGATATTGATGAACTGTATCTGCGCCATGTGCTGCATTCCTTGGGAATTGCAAAGATTCAACAGTTCAACGAGGGCTCCAAAATTTTGGATGTGGGAACCGGAGGAGGATTTCCAGGAATTCCATTGGCCATATTATTTCCCGATACCCACTTTATGTTGGTAGATGCCATAGGAAAAAAAATAAAAGTTGTTCAAGAAGTAATTGATGGAACAAAATTAAAAAATGTAACCGCCGTTCACTCCAGAGTTGAAGATATTGAAGGTCAATTTGATTTTATAGTCAGTAGAGCGGTTGCCGCTATGCCCACTTTTGTACATTGGACAAAAGGAAAGATAAAAAAAGTGTCTTCCCATGAGCGGAAAAATGGTATTCTATATCTGAAAGGTGGGGATTTAAGCGAAGAATTAAAAGACTATAGAACTGTGCAGGTTTTTGAACTGAGCGAGTATTTTAAGGAAGAATTCTTTGAAACCAAAAAGGTGGTATACTTGCCCTTAAAATAA
- a CDS encoding TrmH family RNA methyltransferase gives MVSKNQIKLVKSLQQKKYRSQHGLFVVEGEKGVAELLEEGIKPFKVFVEQSKFLKKFDGAELVLNTELKQMSSLINPNGVLGVFHIPDTKPLKTHDWLLALDSIRDPGNLGTIIRLCDWFGIKNLICSMDTVDCYNPKVLQATMGSIARINVVYLDLTDFLGKTKLPIYGAFMDGESIYNNQLPEKGILIVGNEGNGISDAIELLIKKRIAIPQHGKVTTESLNVATATAILLNEIRRGDIASTKIGSSVTRR, from the coding sequence ATGGTTAGCAAAAACCAAATTAAGCTAGTTAAGAGCTTACAGCAAAAAAAGTACCGAAGTCAACACGGGTTATTCGTTGTTGAAGGTGAAAAGGGGGTCGCCGAACTTTTGGAAGAAGGCATAAAACCTTTTAAAGTATTTGTAGAGCAGTCTAAGTTCTTGAAGAAATTTGACGGTGCCGAGCTCGTTCTCAATACAGAATTAAAGCAGATGAGCAGTTTAATAAATCCTAATGGGGTATTGGGAGTATTTCATATTCCCGATACTAAACCTTTAAAAACACATGATTGGTTACTTGCATTGGATTCTATCCGCGACCCCGGAAACCTTGGAACCATTATTAGGTTGTGCGATTGGTTCGGAATCAAAAATTTAATTTGCTCCATGGATACCGTAGACTGTTACAACCCAAAAGTGTTGCAGGCAACTATGGGCTCTATTGCCAGAATCAATGTGGTCTATTTGGATTTGACCGATTTCTTGGGGAAAACAAAACTTCCAATTTATGGAGCTTTTATGGACGGCGAATCAATTTACAACAATCAACTTCCTGAAAAAGGCATTTTAATAGTGGGAAATGAGGGAAATGGAATATCCGATGCTATCGAATTACTAATAAAAAAGCGCATTGCTATTCCACAGCATGGCAAAGTTACTACTGAGAGTCTTAACGTTGCAACGGCAACTGCAATTCTATTGAACGAAATAAGGAGGGGAGATATAGCCTCCACGAAAATCGGCAGTTCCGTTACTCGAAGGTAA
- the ubiE gene encoding bifunctional demethylmenaquinone methyltransferase/2-methoxy-6-polyprenyl-1,4-benzoquinol methylase UbiE — translation MSEKVKPYKDSELGKKEQVRQMFDTISKNYDGLNRVISFGIDLKWRKRIVSLLKKKNPKIILDIATGTADLAIAMTDTGAEKIIGLDISPGMLEVGEAKISEKSLGDTITLVVGDSENLLFEDNTFDAVTVAFGVRNFENLEKGLQEIYRVLRPEGSLVILETSVPTKTPFKQGYKLYTKYVLTGIGRAFSKDRSAYDYLSESASVFPHGKEFNNILSKIGFIGIENMPQTFGVASIYVATK, via the coding sequence ATGTCCGAAAAAGTTAAACCATACAAAGATTCTGAGCTTGGGAAAAAGGAACAAGTAAGACAGATGTTCGATACCATTTCTAAGAATTATGATGGATTGAACAGGGTCATTTCGTTTGGTATTGATTTAAAATGGAGGAAACGCATCGTTAGCCTTCTTAAAAAGAAAAATCCAAAGATCATTTTGGATATCGCCACGGGAACGGCAGATTTGGCCATTGCCATGACCGATACAGGTGCGGAAAAAATTATAGGACTGGATATTTCTCCTGGAATGCTGGAAGTTGGCGAGGCCAAAATTTCTGAAAAAAGTTTGGGAGACACCATAACCTTGGTTGTGGGCGATAGCGAAAATCTTCTTTTTGAAGATAATACTTTTGATGCGGTAACGGTAGCTTTTGGGGTACGTAACTTTGAAAACCTGGAAAAAGGGCTTCAAGAAATTTATAGGGTTTTAAGACCGGAAGGAAGTCTGGTCATCCTTGAAACGTCCGTACCCACAAAAACACCTTTTAAGCAAGGCTATAAGTTGTATACAAAATACGTCCTCACGGGAATCGGCAGAGCTTTCTCAAAAGACAGGTCTGCGTACGATTATCTAAGCGAATCCGCTTCTGTTTTTCCACATGGCAAAGAATTCAACAATATTTTATCCAAAATTGGGTTTATAGGTATAGAGAACATGCCCCAAACATTTGGGGTGGCATCTATATATGTCGCGACAAAATAA
- a CDS encoding porin family protein: MKNVLLLFGLLLAISPNSMAQFNKDPILNLQSEDLKLLNWGYYLGINQYDFQFEFKNDIGQDILVDKSIGFNVGLIGEMRINEYLDVRFEPGLLYTGRNLGFPGFTSEADAIREVKSTYIRFPLLLKVSAKRFGNWKPYVTGGLYTSINLGSKEDSLDDNSSGEFRMKQNVYGYELGFGIDIYTEYFKFSPSIRGVFALTNELVPDNDPNSPWTGNINAMRTRGIFINFTFE, translated from the coding sequence ATGAAAAACGTCCTTCTTCTATTTGGCCTGCTACTTGCCATTAGCCCAAATTCTATGGCTCAGTTCAATAAAGACCCTATTTTAAACCTTCAAAGCGAAGATTTAAAATTATTAAATTGGGGCTATTACCTAGGTATTAACCAATACGATTTTCAGTTTGAGTTTAAAAATGATATCGGACAGGATATCTTGGTCGATAAAAGTATTGGTTTCAATGTCGGGTTGATAGGAGAAATGCGCATCAATGAATATTTGGATGTTCGTTTTGAGCCCGGTCTACTTTATACTGGAAGAAACTTGGGCTTTCCAGGATTTACTTCGGAAGCCGATGCAATTCGTGAGGTAAAATCTACTTATATAAGGTTTCCATTACTGTTGAAAGTAAGTGCAAAACGGTTTGGTAATTGGAAACCCTACGTTACCGGAGGATTGTATACATCAATAAATCTTGGTAGCAAGGAGGACAGCTTGGATGATAATAGCAGTGGTGAATTTAGAATGAAGCAGAATGTTTATGGCTATGAACTTGGTTTCGGAATTGATATCTACACAGAATATTTCAAATTTTCACCATCAATACGTGGTGTCTTTGCCCTTACGAATGAACTGGTCCCTGATAATGACCCCAATAGCCCTTGGACAGGCAATATCAATGCCATGCGCACCCGGGGAATCTTTATCAATTTTACCTTCGAGTAA
- a CDS encoding fatty acid desaturase family protein, giving the protein MDKDTIRFSRKDSANFFRTLNKRVNQYFSENEIKKTGNWKLHLKTIVMFAVFLTPYFLILTLNLPFWAYLLLSITMGVGMAGVGMNVMHDGNHGSYSNKKWVNKLMGGSIYILAGNVYNWQVQHNVLHHTYTNIHEHDEDMEAGRILRFSKHAEWQKHHKFQHFYSVFLYGLLTFNWAITTDFQQMYRYMKRKLSYGKRPSPIINWSTLVITKLIYITIWIVLPLIFVDIAWWQVLLGFFIMHYVAGVILSVVFQLAHIVDHADTPLPDENGTMKNTWAIHQLVTTVNFGTKNRIVNWFTGGLNHQVEHHIFPNISHVHYTKISKIVKQTAKEFNLPYNEYKTTRKAIISHFKHLKELGKNPALQYQ; this is encoded by the coding sequence ATGGATAAGGATACCATCCGATTTTCAAGAAAAGATTCAGCGAACTTTTTTAGAACGCTCAATAAAAGAGTAAATCAATATTTTAGTGAGAATGAAATAAAAAAAACCGGGAATTGGAAACTTCATCTTAAAACTATAGTGATGTTCGCCGTTTTTTTGACTCCCTACTTTTTAATATTGACATTGAACCTACCTTTTTGGGCCTACCTTTTATTGTCCATCACTATGGGTGTAGGTATGGCAGGTGTCGGAATGAATGTGATGCATGATGGCAACCATGGTTCATATTCCAATAAAAAATGGGTGAACAAATTAATGGGGGGCAGTATTTATATATTGGCAGGCAATGTTTACAATTGGCAGGTACAGCATAATGTCCTGCACCACACCTACACCAACATCCACGAGCATGACGAGGATATGGAAGCAGGTAGGATACTTCGTTTTTCAAAACATGCAGAATGGCAAAAACACCATAAATTTCAACATTTTTATTCTGTTTTTCTTTATGGACTATTGACTTTTAATTGGGCCATTACAACTGATTTTCAGCAAATGTACAGGTACATGAAAAGAAAGTTATCCTATGGAAAACGTCCCAGCCCTATAATCAACTGGAGTACATTGGTAATCACCAAACTGATTTATATTACAATCTGGATCGTATTGCCTTTAATTTTCGTTGACATTGCTTGGTGGCAGGTATTGCTCGGGTTTTTTATAATGCACTATGTAGCAGGGGTAATATTAAGCGTTGTTTTTCAGTTGGCACACATCGTCGACCATGCAGATACTCCATTACCGGATGAAAACGGGACCATGAAAAACACTTGGGCAATCCACCAACTGGTAACTACCGTTAATTTTGGGACTAAAAATAGAATTGTGAATTGGTTTACGGGTGGCTTGAATCACCAAGTAGAGCATCATATATTCCCTAACATCAGTCACGTTCACTACACAAAAATATCCAAAATTGTGAAACAGACCGCCAAAGAGTTTAATCTGCCTTACAACGAATATAAAACTACGAGAAAAGCGATAATTTCGCACTTCAAACATCTGAAGGAGTTAGGTAAGAATCCAGCACTTCAGTACCAGTAA
- the trkA gene encoding Trk system potassium transporter TrkA: MKIIIAGAGEVGFHLAKLLSYEAQEITLIDTDKESLSYADNHLDIRVLRGDATSIEVLQDAQVETSDLVIGVTASETTNITLCFLAKQLGSKKTIARISNTEFIDNRELVKFEDLGIDELISPEELAATEIQLLLNQSAFNDTYEFEEGLLTMIGVFLPKSAPFVGKMVKEAARIFPELHFMPIALQRMGTQYTLIPRGDTIFKEGDQVYFITSAEGVDELYKLTGMERKDIKNVMILGGSKVGFKTARDLCGKKFNVKLIEKNKEKAFDIADDLPYALVINGDGRNVELLDEESLESMDAFIAVTGNSETNIMSCLVAKSKNIKKTIALVENMDYFQLSHSIGVDTLINKKLLAANNIFRYIRRGEVLALTRLSNLNAEILEFEVNATSLVNGEIIRELDFPREASIGGVIRNGKGIIALGDFKIMKGDKVVVCCLPKAIPRIEKLFL; encoded by the coding sequence ATGAAGATTATAATTGCCGGAGCAGGTGAGGTAGGTTTTCATTTGGCAAAACTATTGTCCTATGAAGCCCAAGAAATAACATTGATAGATACAGACAAGGAAAGTTTATCCTATGCCGATAATCATCTGGATATTAGAGTGCTTAGAGGTGATGCCACATCCATTGAAGTTTTGCAGGATGCTCAGGTAGAGACCTCTGATCTTGTTATTGGGGTTACTGCTTCAGAGACTACGAATATTACACTTTGTTTTTTGGCAAAACAGCTGGGCAGCAAAAAAACCATAGCTAGAATATCCAATACTGAGTTTATAGATAACCGAGAGCTTGTAAAATTTGAGGATCTTGGCATAGATGAATTGATTTCTCCGGAAGAACTTGCCGCAACAGAAATACAGTTGTTGCTCAATCAATCCGCTTTTAATGACACCTACGAGTTTGAAGAAGGACTATTGACCATGATTGGCGTCTTTTTGCCAAAGTCGGCGCCATTTGTAGGTAAAATGGTAAAAGAGGCCGCGCGGATTTTTCCCGAACTTCACTTTATGCCAATTGCCTTGCAGCGCATGGGAACCCAATATACACTTATCCCAAGAGGTGATACCATATTCAAAGAAGGTGACCAAGTATACTTCATTACATCTGCAGAAGGTGTGGATGAACTGTACAAGCTTACCGGAATGGAAAGAAAGGACATCAAAAATGTTATGATTTTGGGAGGTAGTAAGGTAGGCTTTAAGACCGCTCGCGATCTTTGTGGTAAAAAATTCAATGTCAAGCTTATTGAAAAGAATAAAGAGAAAGCTTTTGACATAGCCGATGATTTACCTTATGCCTTGGTAATAAATGGAGATGGCAGAAATGTTGAATTACTGGATGAGGAAAGTTTGGAGTCAATGGATGCATTTATAGCGGTCACGGGAAATTCCGAAACCAACATTATGTCCTGTTTGGTAGCCAAGTCAAAAAACATAAAGAAAACCATAGCCCTTGTAGAGAATATGGACTACTTTCAGCTTTCACATTCAATAGGAGTGGATACACTGATAAATAAAAAACTTTTGGCTGCCAATAATATTTTTAGGTACATACGAAGGGGGGAGGTGCTGGCACTAACAAGGTTGAGCAATCTAAATGCGGAGATTTTGGAATTTGAAGTAAATGCAACTTCTTTGGTCAACGGAGAAATTATAAGGGAGTTGGATTTCCCTAGGGAAGCAAGTATTGGAGGTGTTATAAGGAACGGCAAGGGAATTATAGCATTGGGGGATTTTAAGATCATGAAAGGAGATAAGGTTGTGGTCTGTTGCCTGCCCAAAGCGATTCCACGTATAGAAAAGCTGTTTTTGTAA
- a CDS encoding pyridoxal phosphate-dependent aminotransferase, with the protein MSNHLSDRIQKMSTSATLAMAAKARELRKEGKDIIGLSLGEPDFNIPDFIKEAAKKAIDENYSSYTPVDGYADLKKAISKKFKRDNDLDYTTSQIVVSTGAKQSLFNVAMVVLNPGDEVVLPAPYWVSYSDIVKLAEAVPVEVTTSIDTDFKMTPEQLEAAITPKTKMVWFSSPCNPSGSVYSETELKGLAEVLKKYPNIFVVSDEIYEHINFMGGHVSIAGVEGMYDRTITINGVSKAFAMTGWRIGYMGAPEWIAKGCTKLQGQVTSGANAIAQRAVIAALEAPKSKIQFMIDEFHQRRDLVLELLGEIKGFKLNVPEGAFYVFPDISDFFGKTLNGTKIDNASDFALYLLEHANVATVTGEAFGNPNCIRISYAASEKELREAISRISEVVN; encoded by the coding sequence ATGAGTAATCACCTATCTGACAGGATTCAGAAAATGTCCACGTCGGCCACGTTGGCTATGGCCGCAAAAGCAAGAGAACTAAGAAAGGAAGGGAAAGATATTATAGGGTTAAGTTTGGGAGAACCCGATTTTAACATTCCCGATTTTATAAAGGAAGCCGCAAAAAAAGCCATTGACGAAAACTACAGTAGCTATACTCCCGTAGACGGTTACGCAGATTTAAAAAAGGCTATTTCGAAAAAATTTAAGCGGGACAATGATCTGGACTATACCACAAGTCAAATTGTAGTCTCTACGGGTGCCAAACAGTCGCTCTTCAATGTCGCTATGGTTGTTTTGAACCCTGGAGATGAAGTCGTCCTTCCTGCACCATATTGGGTTAGCTATAGTGATATCGTAAAATTGGCCGAAGCCGTTCCAGTTGAGGTTACCACTAGCATTGATACTGATTTTAAAATGACTCCTGAACAACTTGAAGCCGCAATCACACCAAAAACAAAAATGGTATGGTTCAGTTCTCCTTGCAATCCCAGTGGCTCTGTTTACAGCGAAACCGAATTAAAAGGTTTAGCAGAAGTTTTGAAAAAATATCCCAATATTTTTGTGGTTTCAGATGAAATCTACGAGCATATTAATTTTATGGGCGGTCATGTAAGTATTGCAGGAGTTGAAGGGATGTACGATAGAACCATTACTATCAATGGGGTGTCAAAAGCGTTTGCCATGACAGGTTGGAGAATAGGTTATATGGGTGCTCCTGAATGGATTGCCAAGGGATGTACCAAACTTCAAGGCCAAGTAACAAGTGGTGCCAATGCAATTGCGCAACGGGCCGTAATTGCTGCTCTGGAAGCTCCAAAAAGCAAGATTCAGTTTATGATCGATGAATTTCATCAACGAAGGGATTTGGTTCTTGAGCTTTTAGGTGAAATTAAAGGGTTCAAATTAAATGTTCCTGAAGGCGCTTTCTATGTTTTTCCTGACATCTCTGACTTTTTTGGGAAAACTTTGAACGGTACTAAAATTGACAATGCTTCGGATTTTGCACTATATCTATTGGAACATGCCAATGTGGCGACGGTTACGGGTGAAGCTTTTGGCAATCCTAATTGTATTCGAATATCATATGCTGCGTCCGAAAAAGAACTAAGGGAAGCTATTTCTAGAATTTCTGAAGTTGTAAACTAG
- a CDS encoding BamA/TamA family outer membrane protein produces the protein MTGFLSPMCNWAKIGLLLLVFTIVGCNTLKKVDDDELLLIKNTIYADDEKVSNDAVKSLILQKPNSNVLGYPLRLNLYNLAKENPDSSFQNWLHRKEKREKRLNKLLSKKQVNRLRESFFVKGASEFLKRIGEAPVTVDTLLAATSIERLEAYYDSKGYFNNSGTFEVVEQKRKKRAEIEYKIALEKPFLVDTIIKNITSPELDSIYQKNSKGALVKNGEQFDLNNFNSERERLTNLFRNTGVYNFQESSINYDILRDTLQIADDQLMDVKLNIQKPRSSNDADSASTYRIHRLKKINIYADYLIGGTTDSLKSIEHENYTIFYANKLRYKPKALTDAIFFEKDSIYRDLDRIRTYRQITNLNTFKYPNIEFVPDTAQAKLISNIYLAPRPKFSLSFDFDVTHSNIQRLGTAFSSSLITRNVFGGAETLSISARGAIGLLSDASLSDETFTSEIGGDINITFPRIWLPVKTKNIIPYYMLPQSRLLVGTNFQRNIGLDKQSFNTVLSYNWSPSASLKHNIELLNVEFIRNVNPDNFYNVYQNTFTNLDEIADEFQDDPQYASFFEDSGDNDDPLTLDIPDGANEFAQAVLNNEIPTTPEQFSEVNSIDERQRRLTENNLIFATNYTFTKSSKTDINDNSFYQLRVRLESAGNLLSLLEDVVPYNENDNDQLLVFGVPFSQYFKTELDFIRHWNVSNTSVLAFRSFLGLAVPYGNSESIPFLRSYFAGGSNDNRAWNAYELGPGSTRNINDFNEANLKIALNLEYRFPIAGDVKGALFADAGNIWNVFDNEDNPDAIFTDFTSLADIALGTGLGLRYDFTYFVFRLDIGFKTYNPAEEWSRRWFRGYNLRNAVFNIGINYPF, from the coding sequence ATGACGGGTTTTTTAAGTCCAATGTGTAACTGGGCAAAAATAGGATTATTGTTGCTTGTGTTTACCATCGTAGGTTGTAATACCCTTAAAAAGGTTGATGACGATGAGTTGTTATTGATCAAGAATACCATTTATGCAGATGATGAAAAGGTAAGCAATGATGCAGTTAAGAGTCTAATCCTTCAAAAACCAAACAGTAATGTTTTAGGTTACCCGCTGCGTTTGAACCTATATAATCTTGCAAAAGAAAATCCTGATTCATCTTTTCAAAATTGGCTGCACAGGAAGGAAAAGCGTGAAAAAAGATTAAACAAATTACTTTCTAAAAAACAAGTAAACAGGCTTAGGGAATCCTTTTTCGTAAAAGGAGCCAGTGAATTTTTAAAAAGGATTGGTGAGGCACCCGTTACCGTGGATACCCTATTGGCGGCTACTAGTATTGAACGGTTGGAGGCATATTATGATAGTAAAGGCTATTTTAATAATTCGGGGACTTTTGAAGTGGTAGAGCAAAAAAGAAAGAAAAGGGCTGAAATTGAATATAAGATTGCTTTGGAAAAACCATTTTTAGTCGATACGATAATAAAAAACATTACCTCACCGGAGTTGGACTCAATTTACCAAAAAAACAGTAAAGGAGCATTGGTCAAGAACGGAGAACAGTTCGATTTAAATAATTTCAACTCGGAGCGAGAGCGACTTACCAATCTTTTTAGAAACACGGGGGTATATAATTTTCAGGAAAGCTCTATAAATTATGATATTTTAAGAGACACCTTGCAGATAGCTGATGACCAACTTATGGATGTAAAATTGAACATTCAAAAACCAAGGAGTTCCAATGATGCTGATAGCGCCTCTACATATCGTATCCATCGACTAAAAAAGATTAATATCTATGCGGATTATTTAATTGGCGGAACAACTGATTCCCTAAAATCGATTGAACACGAAAATTACACTATATTTTACGCCAATAAACTCAGATACAAACCAAAGGCATTGACTGATGCCATTTTTTTTGAAAAAGATAGTATTTACAGGGATTTGGATAGAATTAGGACGTATAGGCAGATAACAAATCTTAATACGTTCAAATACCCCAATATTGAGTTCGTTCCAGATACCGCACAAGCAAAGCTTATATCTAATATTTATCTTGCGCCAAGGCCAAAATTTTCATTAAGTTTTGATTTTGATGTCACGCATTCCAATATACAGCGACTTGGAACAGCGTTCAGTTCATCCCTAATCACCAGAAACGTTTTTGGCGGTGCTGAAACTTTGAGTATTTCTGCAAGGGGAGCAATAGGTCTTTTGAGCGATGCATCATTATCCGATGAAACCTTTACGTCGGAAATTGGAGGCGATATCAACATTACATTTCCGCGGATTTGGCTACCTGTAAAAACCAAGAACATCATTCCATATTATATGTTACCACAAAGTAGGCTTCTTGTCGGAACAAATTTTCAGCGTAACATTGGTCTGGACAAACAATCGTTCAATACGGTCCTATCTTACAATTGGTCGCCCTCAGCAAGTTTAAAGCACAATATAGAATTATTAAATGTTGAATTTATCCGAAATGTAAACCCTGATAATTTCTATAATGTCTATCAAAACACCTTCACCAATCTTGATGAAATAGCGGACGAATTTCAAGATGACCCGCAGTATGCTTCTTTTTTTGAAGATTCGGGCGATAACGATGACCCCCTTACTTTGGACATTCCTGATGGAGCCAATGAATTTGCACAAGCTGTATTGAACAATGAGATTCCCACTACTCCAGAACAATTCAGTGAAGTGAACAGTATAGACGAGCGCCAACGGCGTCTAACGGAGAATAACCTCATTTTTGCAACTAATTATACATTTACCAAGAGCAGTAAGACAGACATTAACGACAACAGCTTTTATCAGCTTAGGGTGAGACTTGAAAGTGCAGGAAATCTTTTGTCCCTTTTGGAAGACGTAGTGCCCTACAATGAAAACGATAATGACCAACTTTTGGTTTTTGGGGTTCCCTTTTCCCAATATTTTAAAACAGAATTGGATTTCATAAGACATTGGAACGTTTCTAATACCAGTGTACTTGCTTTTAGAAGTTTTCTTGGTCTTGCAGTGCCTTACGGAAATTCTGAAAGTATTCCATTTTTACGTAGTTACTTTGCTGGTGGATCAAATGATAATAGAGCATGGAATGCTTACGAACTGGGGCCTGGAAGCACAAGAAATATAAACGACTTTAACGAGGCTAATTTAAAGATTGCCCTAAATCTGGAATATCGATTTCCAATTGCCGGTGATGTAAAAGGAGCCCTATTTGCAGATGCGGGTAATATTTGGAACGTTTTTGATAATGAAGACAATCCAGATGCAATCTTTACTGATTTTACTTCCCTCGCAGACATAGCGTTGGGTACAGGTTTGGGGTTGCGTTATGACTTTACTTATTTTGTTTTCAGACTAGATATTGGCTTCAAAACCTATAACCCGGCAGAAGAATGGTCCAGGCGTTGGTTCAGAGGTTATAACCTAAGAAATGCTGTATTCAATATAGGTATCAATTATCCTTTCTAG